The following are encoded in a window of Thalassotalea insulae genomic DNA:
- the deoA gene encoding thymidine phosphorylase: MYLPQAIIRTKRDGQALSEQEIQHFVHGLVSGQFNDAQVGSMAMAIFQQGMVTDEIVNLTREMMQSGDVLSWPELDGPVVDKHSTGGVGDKVSFMLAAIVASCGAYVPMISGRGLGHTGGTSDKLESIKGFNVQPSISEFQRITKSLGMAIISQTDNLAPADKRLYGIRDVTATVESIPLITASILSKKLAAGLDALVMDVKVGNGAMMKNLPDAVALAQSIVNVANGAGVKTQAIITDMNQVLGASAGNALEMKETVDYLTGKQREPRLHQVTCQLASAMLINSKIAENHQQAMGKIESVLQSGQAAELFNQMIAELGGPSDFIENPWDAMSRANVITDVIAPANGYISAMQTYDIGMSIVGMKGGRTANGQQIDHSVGYDRILPIGTLVNKGDVIARVHASDNDSAGAAKHAYMTAVDISEQAPEAQTLIYQTVS; this comes from the coding sequence ATGTATTTACCTCAAGCAATAATTCGAACAAAACGTGATGGTCAGGCGTTATCTGAGCAGGAAATTCAGCATTTTGTTCACGGCTTAGTGTCAGGGCAATTTAATGATGCTCAGGTCGGTTCAATGGCAATGGCGATTTTTCAGCAAGGTATGGTAACGGATGAAATTGTTAATTTAACCCGTGAAATGATGCAATCTGGGGATGTTTTATCCTGGCCTGAACTAGACGGCCCGGTAGTGGATAAGCACTCTACTGGTGGTGTTGGCGATAAAGTGAGTTTTATGCTGGCGGCAATTGTTGCTAGCTGTGGTGCTTATGTCCCGATGATTTCTGGTCGCGGCTTAGGTCATACAGGTGGTACCTCAGATAAACTAGAAAGTATTAAAGGTTTTAATGTTCAGCCTAGCATCAGTGAGTTTCAGCGTATTACTAAATCGTTAGGTATGGCGATCATTTCGCAAACGGATAATTTGGCACCTGCTGATAAACGTTTGTATGGTATTCGCGATGTTACCGCAACGGTTGAGTCAATTCCTTTGATCACCGCCTCTATTTTATCGAAAAAATTAGCCGCCGGCTTAGACGCTTTAGTTATGGATGTCAAAGTGGGTAATGGCGCTATGATGAAAAACTTGCCAGATGCTGTTGCTTTGGCGCAATCAATTGTTAATGTCGCCAATGGTGCTGGGGTGAAAACTCAGGCGATAATTACCGATATGAACCAAGTGCTAGGTGCAAGTGCTGGTAATGCGCTAGAAATGAAAGAAACCGTAGATTATTTAACGGGTAAGCAGCGTGAGCCAAGGCTTCATCAGGTCACTTGTCAATTGGCAAGTGCGATGTTGATCAATAGTAAAATAGCCGAAAATCATCAGCAGGCGATGGGAAAAATTGAATCTGTTCTACAATCAGGACAAGCGGCTGAACTCTTTAATCAGATGATTGCCGAGCTTGGCGGGCCGAGTGATTTTATTGAAAATCCATGGGATGCTATGAGCAGAGCTAATGTGATCACTGATGTTATTGCACCGGCAAACGGTTATATCAGTGCAATGCAGACTTATGATATAGGTATGTCGATCGTCGGTATGAAAGGCGGACGAACTGCTAATGGTCAGCAAATCGATCACAGTGTTGGTTATGACCGCATCTTACCAATTGGCACTTTGGTCAATAAAGGTGATGTAATTGCTCGGGTTCATGCCAGTGATAATGACAGTGCAGGGGCAGCGAAACATGCGTATATGACCGCTGTTGATATCAGTGAACAAGCGCCGGAAGCGCAAACGTTAATTTATCAAACGGTTAGTTAG
- a CDS encoding cytidine deaminase — protein sequence MNITAHESALIVRAKTAYQNAYAPYSNFHVGAAALTKNGNIVSGCNVENASYGLTVCAERNCIAQAVINGEQQFETLVIYTEQEKLTPPCGACRQVIVEFFQPQATIMAVNHLADKKTWTVEELLPNAFTPKDLI from the coding sequence ATGAATATCACAGCACATGAAAGTGCATTGATAGTTAGGGCAAAAACTGCGTATCAAAACGCTTATGCCCCTTATAGTAATTTTCATGTTGGTGCGGCGGCATTAACTAAAAACGGCAACATTGTTAGTGGCTGCAATGTCGAAAATGCTTCTTATGGCTTAACGGTATGCGCCGAACGCAATTGTATCGCTCAGGCGGTGATTAATGGTGAGCAGCAGTTTGAAACTCTAGTGATTTACACTGAGCAAGAAAAACTAACACCGCCATGTGGTGCCTGTCGACAAGTGATTGTCGAATTTTTTCAGCCTCAAGCAACCATTATGGCAGTTAATCACTTAGCGGATAAGAAAACATGGACAGTAGAGGAGTTGCTACCGAACGCCTTTACCCCTAAAGATTTAATTTAA